The following proteins are co-located in the Longimicrobium sp. genome:
- the nuoD gene encoding NADH dehydrogenase (quinone) subunit D: MALRRLIYNVTRNPELAPGGALVHAPIVPVEGEAYEVHEDIAGEHMLINIGPQHPATHGVLRLVLELDGETVVRCIPHIGYLHSSFEKLGEYRDWNQIVPLTDRMDYLAPLIYNCAYAMAVEKLMGVEVTERCKVVRVICMELDRIFSHLLWLGTTAIDLGAFTVFLYTFQQREKIYDLHERFTGARITTSSTRIGGMMADLPAGWITQLEEFLDNFLPVVDEVETLLTNNAIWVGRTQGVGSISGEDAVNWGLSGPNLRASGVSYDVRKDRPYYDYETYDFDVPVGEHGDIYDRYLCRMEEMRQSVRILRQAIDRLPGGSINVDDPRVILPPKTAAMNDMESMIHHFKVVMEGVRAPVGESWFSVESSKGELGMYVVSDGGAKPVRWRVRGPSFINIAALPHMIEGALLSDVIAVNASLDIVLGEIDR, translated from the coding sequence ATGGCACTCCGCAGGCTGATCTACAACGTCACGCGCAACCCCGAGCTGGCGCCCGGCGGCGCCCTGGTGCACGCGCCCATCGTCCCCGTCGAGGGCGAGGCGTACGAGGTGCACGAGGACATCGCCGGCGAGCACATGCTCATCAACATCGGCCCGCAGCACCCGGCCACCCACGGCGTGCTGCGCCTGGTGCTGGAGCTCGACGGCGAGACGGTGGTGCGCTGCATCCCCCACATCGGCTATCTCCACTCGAGTTTCGAGAAGCTGGGCGAGTACCGCGACTGGAACCAGATCGTCCCGCTCACCGACCGGATGGACTACCTGGCGCCGCTGATCTACAACTGCGCCTACGCCATGGCGGTCGAGAAGCTGATGGGCGTGGAGGTCACCGAGCGGTGCAAGGTGGTCCGGGTGATCTGCATGGAGCTGGACCGCATCTTCTCGCATCTCCTGTGGCTGGGGACTACGGCGATCGACCTGGGCGCGTTCACCGTCTTCCTCTACACCTTCCAGCAGCGCGAGAAGATCTACGACCTGCACGAGCGCTTCACCGGCGCGCGCATCACCACCTCGAGCACGCGCATCGGGGGGATGATGGCCGACCTGCCGGCGGGGTGGATCACGCAGCTCGAGGAGTTCCTCGACAACTTCCTCCCCGTGGTCGACGAGGTGGAGACGCTGCTGACCAACAACGCCATCTGGGTCGGCCGCACGCAGGGCGTGGGGTCGATCTCCGGCGAGGACGCGGTGAACTGGGGGCTCAGCGGACCGAATCTCCGCGCCTCCGGCGTCAGCTACGACGTGCGCAAGGACCGGCCGTACTACGACTACGAGACGTACGACTTCGACGTGCCCGTGGGCGAGCACGGCGACATCTACGACCGCTACCTCTGCCGGATGGAGGAGATGCGGCAGAGCGTGCGCATCCTCCGCCAGGCCATCGACCGCCTCCCCGGGGGCTCCATCAACGTCGACGACCCGCGCGTCATCCTCCCGCCCAAGACGGCGGCGATGAACGACATGGAGAGCATGATCCACCACTTCAAGGTGGTGATGGAGGGCGTGCGCGCGCCCGTGGGCGAGAGCTGGTTCTCGGTCGAGTCGAGCAAGGGCGAGCTGGGGATGTACGTGGTATCCGACGGCGGGGCGAAGCCGGTCCGCTGGCGGGTGCGCGGGCCCAGCTTCATCAACATCGCGGCGCTCCCGCACATGATCGAGGGGGCGCTCCTTTCCGACGTGATCGCGGTGAACGCGTCGCTCGACATCGTGCTGGGAGAGATCGACCGATGA
- a CDS encoding NAD(P)H-dependent oxidoreductase subunit E — MSAAKAGMPDSPPSSWPVAQQNPGYAGDTGEFSQLTEDDVRGASYVGVRPKDGGLPVIAGTLPYQIAEKNPEAPIFTGEYEERLQKVLGEYPDRQNALLPALHMAHEIRGYLSPETMDEVAERLGLSPAYVRGVASFYTMYNLGPVGKYLIQVCTNISCNLCGGDAVFEAFLQHTGTEPGETSANGLWTVMEVECLGACGFPTAVQVNERYFENVRPENVPDILAMLT, encoded by the coding sequence ATGAGCGCGGCAAAGGCAGGGATGCCCGATTCGCCGCCGTCCTCGTGGCCCGTGGCGCAGCAGAACCCCGGCTACGCGGGCGACACCGGCGAGTTCTCGCAGCTCACCGAGGACGACGTCCGCGGCGCGTCGTATGTCGGCGTGCGCCCGAAGGACGGCGGCCTGCCGGTGATCGCGGGGACGCTGCCCTACCAGATCGCCGAGAAGAACCCGGAAGCCCCGATCTTCACGGGCGAGTACGAGGAGCGGCTGCAGAAGGTGCTGGGGGAGTATCCCGATCGCCAGAACGCGCTCCTCCCGGCGCTGCACATGGCGCACGAGATCCGCGGCTACCTGAGCCCGGAGACGATGGACGAGGTGGCGGAGCGGCTGGGGCTCAGTCCCGCGTACGTGCGGGGCGTGGCCAGCTTCTACACCATGTACAACCTGGGCCCGGTGGGGAAGTACCTGATCCAGGTGTGCACCAACATCTCCTGCAACCTGTGCGGGGGCGACGCGGTGTTCGAGGCGTTCCTGCAGCACACGGGCACGGAGCCGGGCGAGACCAGCGCCAACGGCCTGTGGACGGTGATGGAGGTGGAGTGCCTGGGCGCCTGCGGCTTCCCCACGGCGGTGCAGGTGAACGAGCGCTACTTCGAGAACGTGCGGCCCGAGAACGTGCCGGATATTCTCGCGATGCTGACGTAG